CGCGCCACCAGTACCGGCCAGCGCCCCAGCGCCGTGACGAGCACCGCGGAAAGCACCATCAGCGGGATCGCGTATTCGATGAACCAGGTCGCCAGCAGCACCGGATAGCGGCTGGCCACGCCGGTGCGCAGGTTGTCGCTGTAGGTCTGCAGGGCGCCCAGCGCGCTGATCGCCGTCCAGACCAGCGCACTGAGGATCACCGTTCTGGCGGCCGGTTTCGGAATCGGGAAGGAGCGGGGAGAAGGCGTGGTCATCGGCGGAAAGTATACCAGCGCCCCGTGGGCCGCCGGGCGTGGCCGTCCCCTGGAAACGGTATTCCATCCCACGCTGGTCGGCGTCCGCGGCGCGGCGCGGCAGAATCGGCTGTCCAAACCACGGAGGATCGACTTGAAGCAGTTCTTTCATACCATGATGGCGCTGTGCGCATGCGCCGTGACCACCGCGGCGCCAGTGCCGCCGCCGCTTGCGCCCCCGCTTGTGCCCTATGTGCTCGAGAATACCGAAGTGCGCGACATCCGCGCCGCCGCGCTGCATCGCGACTACCAGCTCTTCGTGGCATTGCCCGACTCGTATGCCACCTCCGGCCGCCGCTATCCGGTGGTCTTCATCACCGACGCCAACTATGCGTTCCCTGTCGCGCGCAGCATCGCCTCGCGTTTGCACAAGCACGCCGGGCTGGAAGAAGTGATCGTGGTCGGCTTGTCATACGCCAACGGGGAGAGCGGCAATTACAGCCGCCGCCGCGATTACACGCCGACCGTGTCGCGCAATGGCGGCGACCGGTCGGACATGCCCGGCCGCCAGCAGGCATTCGGCGAGGCCGCCGCGTACGGGCGCTTCATCGCCACGGAAGTCTTTCCGCTCATCGCCAGGCAATACCGCGCCGACATGGACCGCAAGATCTTCGTCGGCCATTCGTACGGCAGCCTGCTCGGCTTGCAGATATTGCTGACGCGCCCCGACACGTTCGACCACTACATCCTCGGCAGCCCGTCGTTGTGGTACGACCGGGGCGTGATGTTCGACCGCGAAAAGGCCTACGCCGCCGGGCACCGGGACATGCCGGCGTCCATCTTCTTCGGCATCGGCAGCCGCGAAACCCTGGCCCCCGGCAAGACGCGCTCCCGCGCCGAGGAAAGATTCGACATGGTCGCCGACCTGCGCGACTTCCACGGTGCCCTGGCAGCGCACCGCTACCCCGGCCTGACGAGCACCGTCAAGGTATTCGCCGACGAGGATCACGCCAGCGTCTTCCCGCTCGTCCTCACGCACGGGCTGCGCAGCTACCTGAAGCGGAAGCAATAAGTTTCCTGGAACC
Above is a window of Pseudoduganella dura DNA encoding:
- a CDS encoding alpha/beta hydrolase, translating into MKQFFHTMMALCACAVTTAAPVPPPLAPPLVPYVLENTEVRDIRAAALHRDYQLFVALPDSYATSGRRYPVVFITDANYAFPVARSIASRLHKHAGLEEVIVVGLSYANGESGNYSRRRDYTPTVSRNGGDRSDMPGRQQAFGEAAAYGRFIATEVFPLIARQYRADMDRKIFVGHSYGSLLGLQILLTRPDTFDHYILGSPSLWYDRGVMFDREKAYAAGHRDMPASIFFGIGSRETLAPGKTRSRAEERFDMVADLRDFHGALAAHRYPGLTSTVKVFADEDHASVFPLVLTHGLRSYLKRKQ